From Halomicrobium salinisoli, the proteins below share one genomic window:
- a CDS encoding basic amino acid ABC transporter substrate-binding protein — protein MERRFSMDRRAYLKTVGAAGASAAVAGCQGGGSGSDDTIVPGTASGFPPFEYTQDGELVGFDVALAEETIDRAGYEVGDWVDVEFDSLIPSLTEGDIDLVAAAMTINDERDQTIDFSDPYWESNQAVLVREGGDFQPESTDDLEGQRVGAQSGTTGEEQVQGLIDDGTVSGDDYRQYDNYTLAVEDLENGNVDAVVIDVPVAENFAGDRSVVIAFQIETGEQFGFGLREDDDRIEDVNSALSEIRDDGTYEELVSEYFG, from the coding sequence ATGGAACGCAGATTTAGCATGGACCGCCGCGCGTACCTGAAGACCGTCGGCGCGGCGGGCGCGTCGGCGGCGGTCGCCGGCTGTCAGGGCGGCGGCAGCGGGAGCGACGACACCATCGTCCCGGGGACGGCGTCGGGCTTCCCGCCGTTCGAGTACACCCAGGACGGCGAACTGGTCGGCTTCGACGTCGCGCTGGCCGAGGAGACCATCGACCGCGCCGGCTACGAGGTGGGCGACTGGGTCGACGTCGAGTTCGACTCGCTGATCCCGTCGCTGACCGAGGGCGACATCGACCTCGTCGCCGCGGCGATGACGATCAACGACGAGCGCGACCAGACCATCGACTTCAGCGACCCCTACTGGGAGTCCAACCAGGCCGTGCTCGTCCGCGAGGGCGGCGACTTCCAGCCCGAGAGCACCGACGACCTGGAGGGCCAGCGCGTCGGCGCCCAGTCGGGCACCACGGGCGAGGAGCAGGTCCAGGGCCTCATCGACGACGGGACCGTCAGCGGCGACGACTACCGCCAGTACGACAACTACACGCTGGCCGTCGAGGACCTCGAGAACGGCAACGTCGACGCCGTCGTCATCGACGTCCCCGTCGCGGAGAACTTCGCCGGCGACCGCTCGGTCGTGATCGCCTTCCAGATCGAGACCGGCGAGCAGTTCGGCTTCGGCCTGCGCGAGGACGACGACCGCATCGAAGACGTCAACTCGGCACTCTCCGAGATCCGGGACGACGGCACCTACGAGGAGCTCGTCTCGGAGTACTTCGGCTAG
- a CDS encoding glycerophosphodiester phosphodiesterase translates to MRLIAHRGCADQYPENTVAAVRQSARYADAIEVDVRRCGSGELVAVHDERVDRLTDAEGRVGDLSWDRLRDLEVLDSGQTIPRLETVLDAVPEGVRVQVELKETGLAADVRDTVAGVDREVAVSSFDETALAEVRDLRWDVPTGYLFESDPEANLSTALDLDCDAVHPHYDCCLETDVVDAAHAAGLDVVAWKALETREEFAALREAGVDGATADRWDIAPEARAPPAAD, encoded by the coding sequence ATGCGACTCATCGCCCACCGGGGGTGCGCCGACCAGTATCCCGAGAATACCGTCGCCGCGGTCCGGCAGTCGGCCCGGTACGCCGACGCTATCGAGGTCGACGTCCGCCGCTGTGGCTCCGGCGAGCTCGTCGCCGTCCACGACGAGCGCGTCGATCGGCTGACCGACGCCGAGGGCCGCGTCGGCGACCTCTCCTGGGACCGCCTGCGCGACCTGGAGGTGCTCGACTCGGGGCAGACGATTCCCCGCCTCGAAACCGTCCTCGACGCCGTCCCCGAGGGCGTCCGCGTGCAGGTCGAACTGAAGGAGACGGGGCTGGCCGCCGACGTCCGCGACACCGTCGCCGGCGTCGACCGCGAGGTGGCGGTCTCCTCGTTCGACGAGACCGCGCTGGCCGAGGTCCGCGACCTGAGGTGGGACGTGCCGACCGGCTACCTCTTCGAGTCCGACCCCGAGGCCAACCTCTCGACCGCGCTCGACCTGGACTGCGACGCCGTCCACCCGCACTACGACTGCTGCCTGGAGACGGACGTGGTCGACGCCGCCCACGCCGCCGGCCTCGACGTCGTCGCCTGGAAGGCCCTCGAAACCCGCGAGGAGTTCGCCGCGCTCCGGGAGGCCGGCGTCGACGGCGCCACGGCCGACCGGTGGGACATCGCGCCGGAGGCCCGGGCGCCGCCCGCGGCGGACTGA
- a CDS encoding DUF7504 family protein, translating to MSPAPDSAYEFADGVPIEPIRPGTTVLVAGPALSRAEDLALSLVADGTDGDGALFVSTNASAENLLDACERSHAAFDPSRAGVIDCTGRDLSGARFDAQVRSISTQSDLTGIGMRFSALYESLYADATEGWVRTGLVSLSSLSMYVDLRSLFQFTQTLTGRIDSARGLGVFAIDPTTHDTKTVNTLGQAVDGRVEVRDAEGDADGELRVRGLPDQPSGWRPFSLS from the coding sequence GTGAGCCCCGCGCCCGACTCGGCGTACGAGTTCGCCGACGGCGTCCCGATCGAACCGATCCGACCGGGAACGACGGTGCTGGTCGCCGGACCCGCGCTGAGTCGAGCGGAGGACCTCGCGCTGTCGCTGGTCGCCGACGGGACCGACGGCGACGGCGCGCTGTTCGTCTCGACGAACGCCAGCGCCGAGAACCTCCTCGACGCCTGCGAGCGGAGTCACGCCGCCTTCGACCCGTCGCGAGCGGGCGTGATCGACTGCACCGGCCGAGACCTGAGCGGCGCCCGGTTCGACGCCCAGGTCCGGTCGATCTCGACCCAGAGCGACCTCACCGGCATCGGGATGCGGTTCTCGGCGCTGTACGAGTCGCTGTACGCCGACGCGACTGAGGGCTGGGTCCGGACCGGGCTCGTCAGCCTCTCCTCATTGTCGATGTACGTCGACCTGCGGTCGCTGTTCCAGTTCACCCAGACCCTCACCGGCCGCATCGACAGCGCCCGCGGGCTCGGCGTCTTCGCCATCGACCCCACGACCCACGACACGAAGACGGTCAACACGCTCGGCCAGGCCGTCGACGGCCGCGTCGAGGTCCGCGACGCGGAGGGCGACGCCGACGGCGAACTCCGGGTCCGCGGCCTCCCCGACCAGCCCAGCGGCTGGCGGCCCTTCTCGCTCTCGTGA
- a CDS encoding amino acid ABC transporter permease, producing MTPVPLQPGDWLFVLQNWEFLLLGTVVTVLLTATSLALGFAAGFPAGAVEVYGSGRLREAVSTAGVVLRGTPIVVLIVLFYFGLPIPQLATVPVLDVQLDAFLAATLALGLRSAAYQSQVFRGAIQSIGEGQMEAARAVGMSRRGAVRHVIFPQAIRRSIPGFQNEFTIVLKDTSVAFAIGLAELLTRAENLYLQPGQGTAVMEVILAITAIYFVLTFTTNRTLDYLESTYAIPGESE from the coding sequence ATGACGCCCGTCCCGCTGCAGCCGGGCGACTGGCTGTTCGTCCTGCAGAACTGGGAGTTCCTGCTCCTCGGGACGGTCGTGACCGTGCTGCTGACGGCGACCAGCCTCGCGCTGGGCTTCGCCGCCGGCTTCCCGGCCGGTGCCGTCGAGGTGTACGGGTCGGGCCGCCTTCGCGAGGCCGTCAGCACCGCCGGCGTCGTCCTGCGCGGGACGCCCATCGTCGTGCTGATCGTCCTGTTCTACTTCGGCCTGCCGATCCCGCAACTGGCCACGGTCCCCGTGCTGGACGTCCAGCTTGACGCCTTCCTCGCGGCGACGCTGGCGCTGGGCCTCCGCAGCGCCGCCTACCAGAGCCAGGTGTTCCGCGGGGCGATCCAGTCCATCGGCGAGGGCCAGATGGAGGCCGCGCGGGCGGTCGGCATGTCCCGCCGCGGGGCCGTCCGCCACGTCATCTTCCCGCAGGCCATCCGCCGGTCGATCCCGGGCTTCCAGAACGAGTTCACGATCGTCCTCAAGGACACCAGCGTCGCCTTCGCCATCGGACTGGCCGAGCTACTGACCCGGGCTGAGAACCTCTATCTCCAGCCCGGCCAGGGCACCGCCGTCATGGAGGTCATCCTCGCCATCACCGCCATCTACTTCGTGCTCACGTTCACGACGAACCGGACGCTCGACTACCTCGAATCGACCTACGCGATCCCCGGAGAGTCAGAATGA
- a CDS encoding CDP-glycerol glycerophosphotransferase family protein has product MVTILYTFDRRFMRKTLEAIDGHVDRASAALPLRQSARGSQSSIPEVDAPIESAADVDAAVADVDPDVVVQNHRFEAEVLDERPSYHDDYPVVHVRHGASVGRGEVHNTTRDLGDVVDVALAPGERWAAEYRESMADDVRVAVVGVPEADDLVAAEPPGERRVLYAPTNHNYGGGSYVETAEDVLDVFEGTDYELRFRPHPMDRREEPGKSVTERCRERIADLPNVAFDDADTPRESMLDADLLLSDYSGIVTEWLHTGRPLVQLTDVAADAAVPPLGYRTGDLSIELLDRLSEDGYPPEVERRVDEQLAELGIPMDGRAAERAAEEVLACTQ; this is encoded by the coding sequence ATGGTCACGATACTCTACACCTTCGACAGGCGCTTCATGCGGAAAACGCTCGAGGCGATCGACGGGCACGTCGACCGGGCGTCGGCCGCGTTACCGCTGCGGCAGTCGGCGCGGGGATCGCAGTCCTCGATCCCCGAGGTCGACGCCCCGATAGAATCTGCAGCCGACGTCGACGCCGCCGTCGCCGATGTAGACCCGGACGTCGTCGTCCAGAACCACCGGTTCGAGGCGGAGGTGCTTGACGAGCGGCCGTCGTACCACGACGACTACCCCGTCGTTCACGTCCGCCACGGGGCCTCCGTCGGCCGCGGCGAGGTCCACAACACCACCCGTGACCTCGGCGACGTCGTCGACGTGGCCCTCGCGCCCGGCGAGCGGTGGGCCGCCGAGTACCGCGAGTCGATGGCCGACGACGTGCGCGTCGCCGTGGTCGGCGTCCCCGAGGCCGACGACCTCGTGGCGGCCGAACCGCCGGGCGAGCGGCGGGTCCTCTACGCCCCGACCAACCACAACTACGGCGGCGGCAGCTACGTCGAGACCGCCGAGGACGTCCTCGACGTCTTCGAGGGCACCGACTACGAACTCCGCTTTCGCCCCCACCCGATGGACCGCCGGGAGGAGCCCGGCAAGTCCGTCACGGAGCGCTGCCGGGAGCGCATCGCCGACCTCCCCAACGTCGCCTTCGACGACGCCGACACGCCGCGCGAGAGCATGCTCGACGCCGATCTGCTGCTCTCCGACTACTCCGGCATCGTCACCGAGTGGCTCCACACGGGCCGCCCGCTCGTCCAGCTGACCGACGTCGCCGCCGACGCCGCGGTCCCGCCGCTGGGCTATCGCACCGGCGACCTCTCGATCGAACTGCTCGACCGGCTCTCCGAGGACGGCTACCCGCCGGAGGTCGAGCGTCGGGTCGACGAACAGCTCGCCGAACTGGGGATCCCGATGGACGGCCGCGCCGCCGAGCGGGCCGCCGAGGAGGTGCTCGCATGCACGCAGTGA
- a CDS encoding GAF domain-containing protein — MASHRILCVDPDPGDREETVERLRTELSDLDPTLEAAGTIADATASLDGDLSVLVTEYDLPDGTGSDLVAAAREAAPDVGCVLYTDADPDEVNSDDLRGNVTEYVGKDSVFGTERLARLVRTTATERVQASYPVPQDESERLAALRSYDLDDPQLLASLDRITDLAAAHFDVDRTSVNVIDEHSQEFLACHGAANDWDATDREDSICTFTIVEDDDVMTVADVTEDPRFESRSERLVEKGIRSYMGANLVTSAGLVIGPLCIYDDEPRSFSAADEAYLRDLAAVASDVVELHSRLDASATAGEGQS, encoded by the coding sequence ATGGCCTCCCATCGCATTCTCTGCGTCGACCCGGACCCGGGCGACCGCGAGGAGACGGTCGAGCGGCTCCGGACCGAGCTGTCCGACCTCGATCCGACCCTCGAAGCGGCGGGGACGATCGCGGACGCCACCGCGTCGCTCGACGGCGACCTCTCGGTGCTCGTCACCGAGTACGACCTCCCCGACGGCACCGGCTCCGACCTCGTGGCGGCGGCGAGAGAGGCGGCGCCGGACGTCGGCTGCGTCCTCTACACCGACGCCGACCCCGACGAGGTCAACAGCGACGACCTCCGCGGGAACGTGACGGAGTACGTCGGCAAGGACTCCGTGTTCGGGACCGAGCGACTGGCCCGACTGGTGCGGACGACCGCGACCGAGCGGGTCCAAGCCAGCTACCCGGTGCCGCAGGACGAGTCCGAGCGCCTGGCCGCGCTGCGCTCCTACGACCTGGACGACCCGCAACTGCTGGCGTCGCTGGACCGCATCACCGACCTGGCGGCCGCCCACTTCGACGTCGACCGCACCTCGGTGAACGTCATCGACGAGCACAGCCAGGAGTTCCTGGCCTGCCACGGGGCCGCGAACGACTGGGACGCCACGGACCGCGAGGACTCCATCTGCACGTTCACGATCGTCGAGGACGACGACGTGATGACGGTCGCGGACGTGACCGAGGACCCCCGGTTCGAGTCGCGCAGCGAGCGGCTGGTCGAGAAGGGGATCCGGTCGTACATGGGCGCCAACCTCGTCACGTCCGCCGGCCTCGTGATCGGCCCGCTCTGTATCTACGACGACGAACCGCGGTCGTTCTCGGCGGCCGACGAGGCGTACCTCCGGGACCTGGCGGCCGTCGCCAGCGACGTCGTCGAGTTGCACTCGCGGCTCGACGCGTCAGCGACGGCCGGAGAGGGCCAGTCGTGA
- a CDS encoding NTP transferase domain-containing protein translates to MHAVILAAGEGSRMGPHTDDVPKAFMDLGGETLYRRQRDAIDPHVDAVTVVLGYAHENVVDRIGAARPVIFEDWADYENAESLRRGTAGVDDDVLVLNGDVLVAESVIERVVDRFEAAPGRSVVAAVPGHQEGSTAVRTDDRGVVSDYGMIRGHRHAGLGVVDRSRLDEARAHLAANRNEWYPGIYTRVETEMVPIPSGGHVEINYPSDRAAARDKLPLDARDGLDLQT, encoded by the coding sequence ATGCACGCAGTGATCCTGGCCGCCGGCGAGGGCAGCCGGATGGGGCCCCACACCGACGACGTCCCGAAGGCGTTCATGGACCTCGGCGGGGAGACGCTGTACCGGCGCCAGCGGGACGCCATCGACCCGCACGTCGACGCCGTGACCGTCGTCCTGGGCTACGCCCACGAGAACGTCGTCGACCGGATCGGCGCGGCGCGACCGGTGATCTTCGAGGACTGGGCCGACTACGAGAACGCCGAGTCGCTGCGGCGCGGGACCGCCGGCGTCGACGACGACGTGCTCGTGCTGAACGGGGACGTCCTCGTCGCCGAGTCCGTGATCGAGCGCGTCGTCGACCGCTTCGAGGCGGCACCGGGCCGGAGCGTGGTGGCCGCCGTTCCCGGCCACCAGGAGGGCTCGACCGCCGTCCGGACCGACGACCGCGGCGTCGTCTCCGACTACGGGATGATCCGCGGGCACCGCCACGCCGGCCTGGGCGTGGTCGACCGGTCCCGCCTCGACGAGGCCCGCGCGCACCTCGCGGCCAACCGGAACGAGTGGTACCCCGGCATCTACACCCGGGTCGAGACGGAGATGGTCCCCATCCCGTCGGGCGGCCACGTCGAGATCAACTACCCCAGCGACAGGGCCGCCGCGCGCGACAAGCTCCCCCTGGACGCCCGCGACGGACTCGACCTCCAGACGTGA
- a CDS encoding DUF7501 family protein, with amino-acid sequence MSATATNWSDPETCPFCGDDLVDPGAGFVDHIGESPDCEDSWSTWRDNLAGDVRGEWAG; translated from the coding sequence ATGAGCGCAACCGCAACCAACTGGAGCGACCCGGAGACCTGCCCGTTCTGCGGCGACGACCTCGTCGACCCCGGCGCCGGCTTCGTCGACCACATCGGCGAGAGCCCCGACTGCGAGGACAGCTGGAGCACCTGGCGGGACAACCTCGCCGGCGACGTCCGCGGCGAGTGGGCCGGGTAG
- a CDS encoding amino acid ABC transporter ATP-binding protein, whose product MSLLRVENVDKAYGDEEVLHDVSFEMDQRDVEVIVGPSGSGKSTLLRCVNRLTEIDDGAIYLDGEEVHGIDENDLRRRVGMVFQDFNLFAHRTARGNVTLGLTEVLGMSKEEARAKADDYLDRVGLADQADSYPAELSGGQKQRVGIARALAMDPELILFDEPTSALDPELIGEVLEVMNDLAEEGMTMLCVTHEMGFARSAASTLTVLDDGRIVERGPPERLFEDPQHDRTRQFLGQLTDLDR is encoded by the coding sequence ATGAGCCTGCTACGCGTCGAGAACGTCGACAAGGCCTACGGCGACGAGGAGGTACTGCACGACGTCAGCTTCGAGATGGACCAGCGCGACGTCGAGGTGATCGTCGGCCCCAGCGGCTCGGGCAAGTCGACGCTGCTGCGCTGCGTCAACCGCCTGACCGAGATCGACGACGGAGCCATCTACCTCGACGGCGAGGAGGTCCACGGAATCGACGAGAACGACCTGCGCCGCCGGGTGGGGATGGTGTTCCAGGACTTCAACCTGTTCGCCCACCGCACCGCCCGCGGCAACGTCACCCTCGGGCTGACCGAGGTGCTGGGCATGTCGAAGGAAGAGGCCCGCGCCAAGGCCGACGACTACCTCGACCGGGTCGGGCTGGCGGATCAGGCCGACTCCTACCCCGCGGAGCTGTCGGGCGGCCAGAAGCAGCGCGTCGGCATCGCCCGCGCGCTGGCGATGGATCCCGAGCTCATCCTCTTCGACGAACCGACCAGCGCGCTCGACCCCGAACTCATCGGCGAGGTGCTCGAGGTGATGAACGACCTCGCCGAGGAGGGGATGACGATGCTCTGTGTCACCCACGAGATGGGCTTCGCCCGGTCGGCGGCGTCGACGCTGACCGTCCTCGACGACGGCCGGATCGTCGAGCGGGGACCGCCCGAGCGGCTGTTCGAGGACCCACAGCACGACCGCACGCGCCAGTTCCTCGGTCAACTGACGGACCTCGACAGATGA
- a CDS encoding phytoene desaturase family protein has protein sequence MSGYDVAVIGGGVAGMSTAARLQAAGLSTVVLEAHSQIGGCAGYYRREGFAFDVGATTLVDFEPGGVGGQLLDEVGFDPPPIDVQDAYDLWLPDRRVRLYRDRERWAAERREKLGDDDRHLAFYAFLDDLSERLWRIARSDVKLPIQSVRDLVRNLRAVGPSDLPLVRYLRWTMGDALRTFGVYDDVPLRRAVAVLVEDTVHSTVDEAPLLNAALGITIRRAGLGRPRGGMRGFWTSFAEQYVDAGGTIATGERVVEVTGTSGDFRIRTATGRYRAEQVVSSVPVDVTREIAPSVVGDRLDDHVETLRDHEGGAVVVCLGVPAREVDDREVTHHQILADYDEPLGDGNNMFVSVSAPGDDASAPPGHRAVMLSTHCEVEPWQDLEREAYERKKAAVGERLVSRARTVYPDLGTDPVVYEVGTPVTYEAFTNRPRGAIGGYRQTLGNTNQRAVPQDVGVDGFYLAGDTTWPGLGTVACVRGSAVAAELVRSG, from the coding sequence GTGAGCGGGTACGACGTCGCGGTGATCGGCGGCGGCGTCGCCGGCATGAGCACTGCGGCGCGATTGCAGGCGGCCGGCCTGTCGACAGTCGTGCTGGAGGCGCACAGCCAGATCGGCGGCTGCGCCGGCTACTACCGGCGAGAGGGGTTCGCGTTCGACGTGGGCGCGACCACGCTGGTGGACTTCGAGCCCGGCGGCGTCGGCGGCCAGCTGCTGGACGAGGTCGGGTTCGACCCGCCGCCCATCGACGTTCAGGACGCCTACGACCTGTGGCTGCCCGACCGGCGGGTGCGGCTGTACCGGGACCGGGAGCGGTGGGCGGCGGAGCGCCGCGAGAAGCTCGGCGACGACGACCGTCACCTGGCGTTCTACGCCTTCCTCGACGACCTCTCCGAGCGGCTCTGGCGGATCGCCCGCAGCGACGTGAAGCTCCCGATACAGAGCGTGCGCGACCTGGTGCGGAACCTGCGGGCGGTGGGCCCGTCGGACCTCCCGCTGGTGCGGTACCTCCGGTGGACGATGGGGGACGCGCTCCGGACGTTCGGCGTGTACGACGACGTCCCGCTCCGACGGGCCGTCGCGGTGCTGGTCGAGGACACGGTCCACTCGACCGTCGACGAGGCCCCGCTGTTGAACGCGGCCCTCGGGATCACCATCCGCCGCGCCGGGCTGGGCCGGCCGAGGGGCGGCATGCGCGGGTTCTGGACGTCGTTCGCGGAGCAGTACGTCGACGCCGGCGGGACGATAGCGACGGGCGAGCGGGTCGTCGAGGTGACCGGGACGAGCGGCGACTTCCGGATCCGGACGGCGACCGGTCGGTACCGGGCGGAGCAGGTCGTCAGCAGCGTCCCAGTCGACGTCACCAGAGAGATCGCGCCGTCAGTCGTCGGCGACCGACTGGACGACCACGTCGAGACGCTGCGGGACCACGAGGGCGGCGCCGTCGTCGTCTGCCTCGGCGTCCCGGCGAGGGAGGTCGACGACCGCGAGGTCACCCACCACCAGATACTGGCGGACTACGACGAACCGCTGGGCGACGGCAACAACATGTTCGTCTCCGTCTCCGCGCCGGGCGACGACGCCAGCGCGCCGCCGGGCCACCGCGCGGTCATGCTCTCGACGCACTGCGAGGTCGAGCCCTGGCAGGACCTCGAGCGCGAGGCGTACGAGCGGAAGAAGGCCGCGGTCGGGGAGCGACTCGTCTCGCGGGCCCGGACCGTCTACCCAGACCTCGGGACCGATCCCGTGGTCTACGAGGTCGGGACGCCGGTGACCTACGAGGCGTTCACGAACCGGCCGCGGGGCGCCATCGGGGGGTACCGGCAGACGCTCGGGAACACGAACCAGCGGGCCGTCCCGCAGGACGTCGGCGTCGACGGGTTCTACCTCGCGGGCGACACCACCTGGCCGGGGCTCGGCACGGTGGCCTGCGTCAGGGGGAGCGCTGTCGCGGCCGAACTGGTCCGCTCCGGGTGA
- a CDS encoding oligosaccharyl transferase, archaeosortase A system-associated, with protein MAERTERDGWTVDATPLLEFVRRLPRVPSYLLLAMAFMFWVRAQSYRNFLGGDGTVRLTAIDSWYHWRTTMYTVRNWPRTMPYDPWTAYPTGTYVGQFGTLFDQIVATAALIVGGGDPSQETVLTVALLAVPAIAALVAIPTYFVCRRLGGWVGGMLGVVLLALFPGRFIGKSTAGMYQHHAAEVLFMTVAVLAAMVALTVAERERPRYEDVADREWRALRRPAGYAALAGLAVALYLWVWPPGVVLVAIFGLFFAIELSARYVGGGSPEPLAFVGAVALGVTGLLTTATMEVTEVHPAAEGPLQPALALAVAGGCVFMVGLARAWERRGIDRRYYPVAVAAGIVVAAAAIALVLPSVWERILRGVYGRLIPVGYSATALTVAEAGPPDDVLGFFYEQYGPAFLTGLVGLAALAARSVLGDDHRAEHVLIVVWALVLTSMAVTQQRFNYYYVAPVAALNAVLVGEIVGGIDRGDLPRVRVVDVGRVAVLLGLAAVVLLPLTTLVPPATVLDAGGDQRPSRDAMRWQSTNHWLEANSPAPGAWGGANNADEFDYYGTYPVPEDGDFAYPEGAYGVMSWWDYGHFITVQAERIPHANPFQQNARSAAAFFTADSEERAQLVLEAIPAAEKSDDLNRLDEGELAALADERTAQERGEGSRYVVIDDEMAGHKFESMRTYAGEDADAYRADREVQVVEDASTVSGTVTAPTRDEAFEETVLSRLYFDDADGMEHYRLVHNDDQQSQFVTVAVSRDGGETWEPEYVNRPVTQRVLDTLDRLQADPDAEVAVYDLRMQPAVKVFERVEGAELTGTVDAPAGSTVTAELRLTTEQRGRTFTYEQTATVGEDGSFSMTVPYATREDVDVEEGYTDSSVTADGPYAIRVDGEVVATAEVDESALYAGETGEVAMRTE; from the coding sequence ATGGCCGAGCGAACGGAGCGCGACGGGTGGACCGTCGACGCGACGCCTCTCCTCGAATTCGTCCGGCGGTTGCCCCGCGTTCCCTCCTACCTCCTCCTCGCGATGGCGTTCATGTTCTGGGTCCGCGCGCAGTCCTACCGCAACTTCCTCGGCGGCGACGGGACCGTCCGGCTGACCGCGATCGACTCGTGGTACCACTGGCGGACGACGATGTACACGGTGCGCAACTGGCCGCGGACGATGCCGTACGACCCGTGGACGGCGTACCCGACGGGGACGTACGTCGGCCAGTTCGGCACGCTGTTCGACCAGATCGTCGCCACCGCCGCCCTGATCGTCGGCGGCGGCGACCCGAGCCAGGAGACGGTCCTCACGGTCGCGCTGCTGGCCGTCCCGGCCATCGCCGCGCTGGTCGCGATTCCGACGTACTTCGTCTGCAGGCGCCTGGGCGGCTGGGTCGGCGGCATGCTGGGCGTCGTCCTGCTCGCGCTGTTCCCCGGGCGGTTCATCGGGAAGAGCACGGCGGGGATGTACCAGCACCACGCCGCCGAGGTGCTGTTCATGACCGTGGCGGTCCTGGCGGCGATGGTCGCGCTGACCGTCGCCGAGCGCGAGCGACCGCGCTACGAGGACGTCGCCGACCGCGAGTGGCGGGCGCTCCGCCGACCGGCGGGCTACGCCGCCCTGGCGGGCCTCGCGGTCGCGCTCTACCTCTGGGTGTGGCCACCCGGGGTCGTCCTCGTCGCGATATTCGGGCTCTTCTTCGCGATCGAACTGAGCGCGCGGTACGTCGGCGGCGGGAGCCCCGAACCGCTCGCGTTCGTCGGCGCGGTGGCGCTCGGCGTCACCGGGCTGCTCACGACGGCGACGATGGAGGTCACCGAGGTCCATCCGGCGGCCGAGGGGCCGCTACAGCCGGCGCTCGCGCTCGCGGTCGCCGGCGGCTGCGTCTTCATGGTGGGGCTGGCCCGCGCCTGGGAGCGCCGCGGGATCGACCGGCGGTACTACCCGGTCGCCGTCGCCGCCGGGATCGTCGTCGCGGCCGCCGCGATAGCGCTCGTCCTGCCCTCTGTCTGGGAGCGGATCCTCCGGGGCGTGTACGGGCGGCTGATACCGGTCGGCTACTCGGCGACGGCGCTGACCGTGGCCGAGGCGGGGCCGCCCGACGACGTCCTGGGGTTCTTCTACGAGCAGTACGGTCCGGCGTTCCTCACGGGGCTGGTCGGCCTCGCCGCGCTCGCCGCCCGGTCCGTCCTCGGGGACGACCACCGCGCGGAACACGTGCTGATCGTCGTCTGGGCGCTGGTGCTCACGTCGATGGCGGTCACCCAGCAGCGGTTCAACTACTACTACGTCGCGCCGGTCGCGGCGCTGAACGCCGTCCTCGTCGGGGAGATCGTCGGCGGCATCGACCGCGGCGACCTCCCGCGGGTGCGCGTGGTCGACGTCGGTCGCGTGGCCGTGCTCCTGGGATTGGCGGCGGTCGTCCTCCTCCCGCTGACGACGCTGGTCCCGCCGGCGACGGTCCTCGACGCCGGGGGCGACCAGCGCCCCAGCCGGGACGCCATGCGCTGGCAGAGCACGAACCACTGGCTGGAGGCGAACAGCCCCGCGCCCGGCGCGTGGGGCGGCGCGAACAACGCGGACGAGTTCGACTACTACGGCACCTACCCCGTTCCGGAGGACGGCGACTTCGCGTACCCGGAGGGCGCCTACGGCGTGATGTCGTGGTGGGACTACGGCCACTTCATCACGGTCCAGGCCGAGCGCATCCCCCACGCGAACCCCTTCCAGCAGAACGCGCGCTCCGCGGCCGCCTTCTTCACGGCGGACTCGGAAGAGCGGGCGCAACTGGTCCTCGAGGCGATCCCCGCCGCGGAGAAGTCCGACGACCTGAACCGGCTCGACGAGGGCGAACTCGCGGCCCTCGCCGACGAGCGCACCGCCCAGGAGCGCGGCGAGGGGTCCCGCTACGTCGTGATCGACGACGAGATGGCCGGCCACAAGTTCGAGAGCATGCGGACCTACGCCGGCGAGGACGCCGACGCGTACCGGGCGGACCGGGAGGTCCAGGTCGTCGAGGACGCCAGCACCGTGAGCGGGACCGTCACCGCGCCGACGCGCGACGAGGCCTTCGAGGAGACCGTCCTCTCGCGGCTCTACTTCGACGACGCCGACGGGATGGAACACTACCGGCTCGTCCACAACGACGACCAGCAGTCCCAGTTCGTCACCGTCGCCGTCTCGCGGGACGGCGGCGAGACCTGGGAGCCGGAGTACGTCAACCGACCGGTGACCCAGCGCGTCCTCGACACCCTCGACCGCCTGCAGGCGGACCCCGACGCCGAGGTGGCCGTCTACGACCTGCGCATGCAGCCGGCCGTGAAGGTCTTCGAGCGCGTCGAGGGCGCGGAGCTGACCGGTACCGTCGACGCGCCCGCGGGGTCGACGGTGACCGCCGAACTCCGGCTCACCACCGAGCAGCGGGGTCGGACCTTCACCTACGAGCAGACCGCGACCGTCGGCGAGGACGGGTCGTTCTCCATGACGGTGCCGTACGCGACTCGCGAGGACGTCGACGTCGAGGAGGGGTACACCGACAGCAGCGTGACCGCCGACGGTCCCTACGCGATCAGGGTCGACGGCGAGGTCGTCGCCACCGCCGAGGTCGACGAAAGCGCGCTCTACGCCGGCGAGACGGGTGAGGTCGCGATGCGGACTGAGTAG